The following are from one region of the Leptospira neocaledonica genome:
- a CDS encoding VOC family protein, with protein MKITVMSVMVDDQEKALKFYTQVLGFEKKTDIPMGEGRWLTLVSPEQRDGVELLLEPMGFAPAKVFQKELSEAGIPWTSFSVDDVDKEYERLTKLNVEFTMKPTQMGPVKLAVLKDTCGNLIQIAQLL; from the coding sequence ATGAAAATTACAGTAATGAGCGTGATGGTAGACGACCAAGAAAAGGCTCTTAAATTTTATACGCAAGTTTTAGGATTCGAAAAGAAAACTGATATTCCAATGGGAGAAGGAAGATGGCTGACACTTGTTTCTCCGGAGCAAAGAGATGGAGTAGAGTTATTACTGGAGCCAATGGGTTTTGCTCCGGCTAAAGTTTTTCAAAAAGAATTATCTGAAGCAGGTATTCCTTGGACTTCTTTTAGTGTAGATGATGTAGACAAAGAATACGAAAGGCTTACAAAATTAAATGTGGAATTTACGATGAAACCAACACAAATGGGGCCAGTTAAATTAGCTGTTTTAAAAGATACCTGTGGAAATCTTATACAGATCGCTCAACTTCTTTGA
- a CDS encoding SRPBCC family protein: MKAFKITIFSLVGLVSVLLIVAAFASKDFQIQEEIVIEKPKQVVFDYIKILNNQTNYAKWFMLDPETEFSSKGLDGEVGFIHSWKSKNENVGIGEQEITKKIEGEYLEVQIRFERPFASKDSAFTKLETISENKTKLINRFNGKMVYPMNLMIPIICGDLGKDMKDNMVRLKAILEK, from the coding sequence ATGAAGGCTTTTAAAATTACAATTTTCTCTCTCGTTGGACTTGTTTCCGTATTACTTATTGTAGCGGCTTTTGCCTCAAAAGATTTTCAAATACAAGAAGAGATCGTGATCGAAAAACCGAAACAGGTAGTTTTCGATTATATTAAAATTCTAAATAACCAAACTAATTACGCTAAGTGGTTTATGTTAGATCCTGAAACTGAGTTCTCTTCCAAAGGTTTGGATGGAGAAGTCGGTTTTATCCATTCTTGGAAAAGTAAGAATGAGAATGTGGGGATTGGAGAACAAGAGATCACGAAAAAAATAGAAGGCGAATATCTGGAAGTGCAGATCAGATTTGAAAGGCCCTTTGCCTCCAAGGATTCTGCTTTTACTAAACTGGAAACTATTTCTGAAAATAAAACCAAACTCATTAATAGATTTAATGGTAAGATGGTTTATCCGATGAATCTAATGATCCCGATCATCTGCGGCGATCTGGGAAAGGATATGAAAGATAATATGGTTCGTTTGAAAGCTATATTAGAAAAGTAA
- a CDS encoding LIC10486 family protein: MEQNPQTSKLQEQANQMNLALESVHTEEQAIELIQGKIKDAYLLKLRVDVENKAGVVLGLLSRYKNEFLELYSLFSNSSMIRKIRTFEDFGQISHDIAEAARQEAPDPGLSDAVGRILHTKLTKQILEQYYPMWDRNDTAALVNMLENQIKSSMKINMIRVQADVEYVSSLKCRGKSFFAGIIQSIPKPPEEPAEGAAPAENLDPEKAAVMRQIETIRKGFGRVVQAKTILSPVNGIDFDDLNEGDKILLQLPSVSPEEKALAKTLGAMDKDGNVKPVVGSFVAIASGKNEYHIFAKGPAGVLLQAFEERPVRLARPKTAANAPRPAGMGSKQSEGSNTLNYAILVGVVLLVGLLAFILLK, encoded by the coding sequence ATGGAACAGAATCCTCAGACAAGTAAACTCCAAGAACAGGCAAATCAAATGAATCTTGCCTTGGAATCCGTTCATACAGAAGAGCAAGCGATCGAACTTATCCAAGGAAAAATCAAAGACGCTTATCTTTTAAAATTAAGAGTCGATGTTGAAAACAAAGCGGGCGTAGTTTTAGGATTATTATCCAGATATAAAAACGAATTTCTGGAATTATATTCCTTATTCTCCAACTCTTCTATGATCCGAAAGATCAGAACTTTCGAAGATTTCGGTCAGATCTCACATGATATCGCAGAAGCCGCTAGACAAGAAGCTCCGGATCCAGGTTTATCCGACGCAGTAGGAAGAATTCTTCATACTAAATTAACAAAACAAATATTAGAACAATATTATCCTATGTGGGATCGTAATGATACTGCTGCTCTAGTCAATATGCTGGAAAACCAGATCAAGAGTAGTATGAAGATCAATATGATACGAGTACAAGCGGATGTGGAATATGTATCCAGTTTGAAATGTAGAGGCAAAAGTTTTTTTGCAGGTATCATCCAATCCATTCCTAAACCTCCTGAAGAACCCGCAGAGGGAGCCGCTCCTGCAGAAAATTTAGATCCGGAAAAAGCCGCGGTAATGCGCCAAATCGAAACTATTCGAAAAGGTTTCGGAAGAGTGGTGCAAGCCAAAACAATCTTATCTCCGGTAAACGGAATAGACTTCGACGATCTGAACGAAGGTGATAAGATCCTATTACAACTTCCTTCTGTTTCTCCTGAGGAGAAGGCTCTAGCAAAAACTTTGGGAGCAATGGACAAGGATGGGAACGTAAAACCTGTGGTCGGTTCTTTTGTAGCGATCGCGTCCGGCAAAAACGAATATCATATATTTGCAAAAGGTCCCGCAGGAGTTCTCTTACAAGCATTCGAAGAAAGACCGGTTCGTTTAGCCAGACCTAAAACTGCTGCGAACGCTCCTCGTCCTGCGGGAATGGGTTCAAAACAATCCGAAGGAAGCAACACTCTCAACTATGCAATTTTGGTTGGAGTAGTGTTGCTAGTCGGATTACTTGCTTTTATTCTTTTGAAATAA
- a CDS encoding helix-turn-helix transcriptional regulator: MGSELFYNREVQRLDRKLYPRKEIINRVIGSKQFMDQNFHTKLDLDSVVGKTFLSKFHYIRLFKSCYGITPHQYLISVRVKNAKELLLKDVSVSEVCEGVGFESHSSFAGLFKKYAGMSPSSFQSKYKKAILEK; encoded by the coding sequence ATGGGATCTGAACTTTTTTATAATCGTGAAGTTCAAAGATTGGATCGCAAATTATATCCACGAAAAGAGATTATAAACAGGGTAATCGGATCCAAACAATTTATGGACCAAAACTTCCATACAAAATTGGATCTGGATTCTGTCGTAGGAAAAACATTTCTATCTAAGTTCCATTATATCCGATTGTTTAAATCCTGTTACGGAATAACACCTCACCAATATCTGATTTCCGTTCGAGTGAAGAATGCAAAAGAATTACTTTTGAAAGATGTTTCGGTTTCAGAGGTTTGCGAAGGAGTAGGTTTTGAAAGTCATAGTTCTTTTGCCGGATTATTCAAAAAATACGCAGGCATGAGCCCTTCTTCCTTTCAATCCAAATATAAAAAAGCAATTTTGGAGAAGTGA